One genomic window of Ottowia oryzae includes the following:
- a CDS encoding GNAT family N-acetyltransferase, whose translation MVVATSADQIAQARELFAEYASLLGVDLDFQDFEAELARLPGDYAAPRGTLLLAMVDGELAGCCALRPIDDVDYANAAEMKRLFVRKAFRRFGLGRQLAESVLAAALQLGYDSVLLDTLDDMESARALYEDLGFEPIPPYYHNPLPGAHYLKVDLQA comes from the coding sequence ATTGTTGTGGCCACCAGCGCCGACCAGATCGCCCAGGCGCGCGAACTGTTCGCGGAATACGCCAGCCTGCTGGGCGTAGACCTGGACTTCCAGGATTTCGAGGCCGAGCTGGCCCGCCTGCCCGGCGACTACGCCGCGCCGCGCGGCACGCTGCTGCTGGCCATGGTCGATGGCGAACTGGCCGGCTGCTGCGCGCTGCGGCCCATTGACGATGTGGATTACGCGAACGCCGCCGAGATGAAGCGCCTGTTCGTGCGCAAGGCATTCCGGCGCTTTGGCCTGGGCCGCCAGCTGGCCGAATCGGTGCTGGCCGCCGCGCTGCAGCTGGGTTACGACAGCGTCTTGCTGGACACGCTGGACGACATGGAATCGGCCCGGGCGCTGTACGAAGACCTGGGCTTCGAGCCCATCCCACCCTACTACCACAACCCCCTGCCAGGCGCGCACTACCTGAAGGTGGACTTGCAGGCCTAG
- a CDS encoding HPr family phosphocarrier protein yields the protein MIQSNITISNKLGLHARASAKLTKLAGSFPCEVWMAKGGRRVNAKSIMGVMMLAAGIGSEVSIETDGEREQEAMDALRALIDDKFGEGE from the coding sequence ATGATTCAGAGCAACATCACCATCAGCAATAAGCTTGGCCTGCATGCGCGCGCCTCGGCCAAACTCACCAAGCTGGCGGGCAGTTTCCCGTGCGAAGTCTGGATGGCCAAGGGCGGCCGCCGCGTCAACGCCAAGAGCATCATGGGCGTGATGATGCTGGCCGCCGGCATCGGCAGCGAGGTGTCGATCGAAACCGATGGCGAGCGCGAGCAGGAAGCCATGGACGCGCTGCGCGCCCTGATCGACGACAAATTCGGCGAGGGCGAATAA
- a CDS encoding cytochrome b/b6 domain-containing protein, translated as MTTVRIWDLPTRLFHWALAACVIGLVVTAKVGGDAMNWHFRLAYAVFTLLVFRVLWGLVGGHWSRFATFFPTPGRIARYLGGRAPASETAGHSAVGALSVLAMMAALVLQVASGLFTDDEIAFAGPLTSLVSGDWVSRATTWHKGWGQYLVIGLVVLHVVAVFAYLARRKNLIGPMLTGDKRVADGVALPSSRDGAGNRVLALVLLAVSAGVVYAVVQLGAAPALG; from the coding sequence ATGACCACCGTCCGTATCTGGGACTTGCCCACCCGACTGTTTCACTGGGCGCTGGCAGCCTGCGTGATCGGCCTGGTCGTGACCGCCAAGGTGGGTGGCGACGCGATGAACTGGCACTTCAGGCTGGCGTACGCGGTGTTCACGCTGTTGGTGTTTCGTGTGCTGTGGGGCTTGGTGGGCGGCCACTGGTCGCGCTTTGCCACGTTTTTCCCCACGCCGGGGCGCATCGCGCGCTATCTGGGCGGACGCGCGCCCGCCAGCGAAACCGCCGGCCATTCGGCCGTGGGCGCCTTGTCGGTGTTGGCGATGATGGCGGCGCTGGTTCTGCAAGTGGCCAGCGGTTTGTTCACCGACGACGAGATCGCCTTCGCCGGCCCGTTAACGTCGCTCGTTTCGGGCGACTGGGTCAGCCGCGCGACCACCTGGCACAAGGGCTGGGGGCAGTACCTGGTGATCGGGCTGGTCGTGCTGCACGTGGTGGCCGTGTTTGCGTACCTGGCGCGGCGCAAGAACCTGATTGGCCCCATGCTGACCGGCGACAAGCGCGTGGCCGATGGCGTGGCCCTGCCGTCTTCGCGCGATGGCGCTGGCAACCGTGTGCTGGCGCTGGTGCTGCTGGCCGTGTCGGCCGGTGTGGTCTATGCCGTGGTGCAACTGGGCGCGGCCCCGGCGCTGGGCTAA
- the rpsQ gene encoding 30S ribosomal protein S17, with amino-acid sequence MTEAKPSLKRTLIGTVVSDKRNKTVTVLIERRVKHPIYGKIMIRSSKYHAHDENSEYKMGDTVEITESRPLSKTKNWVATRLVQKAAAV; translated from the coding sequence ATGACGGAAGCCAAACCCTCCCTCAAGCGCACCCTGATCGGCACGGTCGTCAGCGACAAGCGCAACAAAACTGTGACCGTGCTCATCGAGCGCCGCGTCAAGCACCCGATCTACGGCAAGATCATGATTCGCTCCTCGAAGTACCACGCGCACGACGAGAACAGCGAATACAAGATGGGCGACACGGTGGAAATCACCGAAAGCCGCCCGCTGTCGAAGACGAAGAACTGGGTCGCTACGCGCCTGGTGCAGAAGGCTGCCGCGGTCTGA
- the rpsC gene encoding 30S ribosomal protein S3: MGQKIHPTGFRLAVSRNWASRWYANNRDFAGMLAEDIKVREYLKAKLKNAAVSRVLIERPAKNARITIYSARPGVVIGKKGEDIEKLKKDLAAQLGVPVAVNIEEVRKPEVDAQLIADSITQQLEKRIMFRRAMKRAMQNAMRLGAQGIKIMSAGRLNGIEIARTEWYREGRVPLHTLRADIDYATSEAKTTYGIIGVKVWVYKGDTLGRNDAPSLDSTPRPEGEERRGPRGPRRDGRGGPGGDRAGRGGPRRGGAGTHAAPADGSDKPAEAAGADAQPAVKRVRKAAPAAAADGAKGE, from the coding sequence ATGGGACAAAAAATCCACCCAACCGGTTTCCGCCTGGCGGTGAGCCGCAACTGGGCCAGCCGTTGGTATGCCAACAACCGTGACTTCGCCGGCATGCTGGCCGAAGACATCAAGGTGCGCGAGTACCTCAAGGCCAAGCTGAAGAACGCCGCTGTGTCGCGCGTTCTGATCGAGCGCCCCGCCAAGAACGCCCGCATCACCATCTACTCGGCACGTCCGGGCGTGGTGATCGGCAAGAAAGGCGAAGACATCGAGAAGCTGAAGAAGGACCTGGCAGCCCAGTTGGGCGTGCCTGTGGCCGTCAACATCGAAGAAGTGCGCAAGCCTGAAGTCGATGCCCAGCTGATCGCCGACTCGATCACGCAGCAGCTCGAAAAGCGGATCATGTTCCGCCGCGCCATGAAGCGCGCGATGCAGAACGCCATGCGTCTGGGTGCCCAGGGCATCAAGATCATGTCCGCCGGTCGTCTGAACGGCATCGAAATCGCACGCACCGAGTGGTACCGCGAAGGCCGCGTGCCGCTGCATACGCTGCGTGCCGACATCGACTACGCCACGTCTGAAGCCAAGACCACCTACGGCATCATCGGTGTCAAGGTGTGGGTCTACAAAGGCGACACGCTGGGCCGTAACGATGCCCCGTCGCTGGACAGCACGCCGCGCCCCGAAGGCGAAGAGCGTCGCGGTCCGCGTGGCCCGCGTCGTGACGGCCGTGGTGGCCCTGGCGGCGACCGCGCTGGCCGTGGTGGCCCCCGCCGTGGCGGTGCTGGCACCCATGCCGCGCCGGCCGACGGCAGCGACAAACCCGCTGAGGCCGCAGGCGCCGACGCGCAACCCGCCGTTAAGCGCGTCCGCAAAGCCGCGCCCGCTGCAGCAGCGGACGGCGCCAAAGGAGAGTAA
- the ptsP gene encoding phosphoenolpyruvate--protein phosphotransferase, whose product MSFAIHGLAVARGVAIGRAVLVASSRLDVVHNFIQPDQVKSEIARLNAARDAVIEELQRLLATMPKDAPGELSGVLEVHLLLLQDPSIGADTRRWVVERHYNAEWALTSQLEVLSRQFDQMEDEYLRERKADVEQVVERVLRHLKGAALPVTAAAARREPRQHDLALDDTLDVPLVLVAHDLSPADMLQFKQSVYAGFVTDVGGKTSHTAIVARSMDIPAVVGARSASQLVRQDDWVIIDGDAGVIIVDPSPIILAEYGYKQRQGELERGRLARLKNTPAVTLDGQRIDLLANIEEPGDTAAALAVGAVGVGLFRSEFLFMGRQGKLPGEDEQYAAYRAAVEGMHGLPVTIRTVDVGADKPLDESRHDAAHLNPALGQRAIRWCLAEPAMFLAQLRAILRAAAHGKVQILIPMLAHASEIRQTLELIDKAREQLDQRGQAYGPVKLGAMIEVPAAALSLRLFLRYFDYLSIGTNDLTQYTLAIDRADESVANLYDQLHPAVLRLVADTIAEGARLGKPVAVCGEMAGDPDMTRLLLGLGLRSFSMHPSQILQVKQEVLRADVSKLTDWAQAVLESDEPAALLEG is encoded by the coding sequence ATGAGCTTTGCCATCCATGGATTGGCGGTGGCGCGCGGCGTGGCCATTGGCCGTGCCGTGCTGGTGGCGTCCAGCCGGCTGGACGTGGTGCACAACTTCATCCAGCCCGATCAGGTCAAAAGCGAAATCGCCCGCCTGAACGCCGCGCGCGACGCGGTGATCGAAGAGCTGCAGCGGCTGCTGGCCACCATGCCCAAGGACGCGCCGGGCGAGCTGTCGGGCGTGCTGGAAGTGCACCTGCTGCTGCTGCAAGACCCCAGCATTGGCGCCGACACGCGCCGCTGGGTGGTAGAGCGCCACTACAACGCCGAGTGGGCGCTGACCAGCCAGCTGGAAGTGCTCTCGCGCCAGTTCGACCAGATGGAGGACGAATACCTTCGCGAGCGCAAGGCCGATGTGGAGCAGGTGGTTGAACGCGTGCTGCGCCACCTGAAGGGCGCTGCCTTGCCGGTCACGGCCGCCGCCGCGCGGCGCGAACCGCGGCAGCACGACCTGGCGCTGGACGACACGCTGGACGTGCCGCTGGTGCTGGTGGCGCACGATTTGTCGCCCGCCGACATGCTGCAGTTCAAGCAAAGCGTGTACGCGGGCTTTGTGACCGATGTGGGCGGAAAGACCAGCCACACGGCCATCGTTGCGCGCAGCATGGACATTCCGGCCGTGGTGGGCGCGCGCTCGGCCAGCCAGCTGGTGCGCCAGGACGACTGGGTCATCATCGACGGCGATGCGGGCGTCATCATCGTCGACCCCTCGCCCATCATCCTGGCCGAATACGGCTACAAGCAGCGCCAGGGCGAGCTGGAGCGCGGGCGCCTGGCGCGGCTGAAGAACACCCCCGCCGTCACGCTGGACGGCCAGCGCATCGACCTGCTGGCCAACATCGAAGAGCCGGGCGACACCGCCGCCGCGCTGGCGGTGGGCGCGGTGGGCGTGGGGCTGTTCCGCAGCGAATTCCTGTTCATGGGCCGCCAGGGCAAGCTGCCGGGCGAGGACGAGCAGTACGCCGCCTACCGCGCGGCGGTGGAGGGCATGCACGGCCTGCCGGTGACGATCCGCACCGTGGACGTGGGCGCCGACAAGCCGCTGGACGAATCGCGCCACGACGCCGCGCACCTGAACCCTGCGTTGGGCCAGCGCGCCATCCGCTGGTGCCTGGCCGAGCCAGCCATGTTCCTGGCGCAGCTGCGCGCCATCCTGCGCGCGGCGGCGCACGGCAAGGTGCAGATCCTGATTCCGATGCTGGCGCACGCCAGCGAGATCCGCCAGACGCTGGAGCTGATCGACAAGGCGCGCGAGCAGCTGGACCAGCGCGGCCAGGCCTACGGCCCCGTGAAGCTGGGCGCGATGATCGAGGTGCCGGCGGCCGCGCTGTCGCTGCGGCTGTTCTTGCGCTACTTCGACTACCTGTCGATCGGCACCAACGACCTGACGCAGTACACCCTGGCCATCGACCGCGCCGACGAGAGCGTGGCCAACCTGTACGACCAGCTGCACCCGGCCGTGCTGCGGCTGGTGGCCGACACCATTGCGGAAGGCGCGCGCCTGGGCAAGCCGGTGGCGGTGTGCGGCGAAATGGCGGGCGACCCGGACATGACGCGCCTGCTGCTCGGCCTGGGGCTGCGCAGCTTTTCCATGCACCCGTCGCAGATCTTGCAGGTCAAGCAAGAGGTGCTGCGCGCCGACGTCAGCAAGCTGACCGACTGGGCGCAGGCCGTGCTGGAAAGCGACGAACCGGCCGCGCTGCTGGAAGGCTGA
- a CDS encoding c-type cytochrome codes for MKNKTVLILSLAAASLLTALPAAAQFAKAEDAIQYRQSAFRVLGHHFSRLGGMATGRAPYDAAAAAADGDVLAAVAKLPFHGFVAGSDTGNTRALPVVWTAAPKFKEMNDKMVDATGKLAVAAKSGNLDQLKASFGPAAQTCKACHDEFRKK; via the coding sequence ATGAAAAACAAGACCGTGTTGATCCTGTCCCTGGCCGCCGCCAGCCTGCTGACCGCCCTGCCCGCCGCAGCGCAGTTCGCCAAGGCCGAAGACGCCATCCAGTACCGCCAAAGCGCCTTCCGCGTGCTGGGCCACCACTTCAGCCGCCTGGGCGGCATGGCCACCGGCCGTGCGCCTTACGACGCCGCCGCAGCAGCGGCCGATGGCGACGTGCTGGCCGCCGTGGCCAAGCTGCCCTTCCACGGCTTCGTGGCCGGCTCGGACACTGGCAACACCCGCGCCCTGCCCGTCGTGTGGACGGCAGCGCCCAAGTTCAAGGAAATGAACGACAAGATGGTCGACGCCACCGGCAAGCTGGCCGTGGCAGCCAAGAGCGGCAACCTGGACCAACTCAAGGCCAGCTTCGGCCCGGCCGCGCAGACCTGCAAGGCCTGCCACGACGAATTCCGCAAGAAATAA
- the rpsS gene encoding 30S ribosomal protein S19 — protein MTRSLKKGPFVDHHLLAKVDKAVATKDKKPVKTWSRRSMILPDFIGLTIAVHNGKQHVPVYVTDQMVGHKLGEFALTRTFKGHAADKKAKK, from the coding sequence ATGACACGTTCTCTCAAGAAGGGTCCGTTTGTGGACCACCACCTTCTGGCCAAGGTCGACAAGGCCGTGGCCACGAAGGACAAGAAGCCCGTCAAAACCTGGTCGCGTCGCTCCATGATCCTGCCCGATTTCATCGGTCTGACGATCGCCGTGCACAACGGCAAGCAGCACGTGCCCGTTTATGTGACCGACCAGATGGTTGGCCACAAGCTCGGCGAATTTGCGCTGACGCGTACCTTCAAAGGTCACGCGGCAGACAAAAAAGCCAAGAAGTAA
- the rpmC gene encoding 50S ribosomal protein L29: MKTAELRNKDVAGLQAEVKDLQKAHFNLRMQKATQQLNNTAQLRETRRAIARAKTLIAEKQAAAK, encoded by the coding sequence ATGAAAACCGCTGAACTGCGCAACAAGGACGTGGCTGGTCTGCAAGCCGAGGTGAAGGACCTGCAAAAGGCCCATTTCAACCTGCGCATGCAAAAAGCCACGCAGCAACTCAACAACACGGCCCAGCTGCGCGAAACGCGCCGCGCGATCGCCCGCGCCAAAACGCTGATCGCCGAGAAACAAGCCGCCGCCAAGTAA
- a CDS encoding DMT family transporter, translating into MTSSARPSSSSAAAANGLALGAVGLWASLAALGTSLAHVPPFLLTGLALLLGSVLALPMVRFDVRRLAVPWPTLALGVYGLFGYHFLLFTALQLAPPVEANLVNYLWPLGIVFLAPLLLPGVRLTRLHMVAAVLGFAGAAIAIVGRGGAGASAGPWAAAGYGCAAAAAVVWSTYSLLTKRLSMTGRAFPTAAIGLFGVVSGVLALVCHALLEPSVALSARDLALIALLGLGPLGGAFFLWDAALKRGDARQIGVLSYLTPLLSTFLLLMTTGQALTWNVALATGLILVAAVLGTRAR; encoded by the coding sequence TTGACCTCCTCCGCCCGCCCTTCCTCCTCGTCCGCTGCGGCGGCCAATGGCCTCGCCCTGGGCGCGGTGGGCCTGTGGGCTTCGCTGGCCGCGCTGGGCACCTCGCTGGCGCACGTGCCGCCGTTCTTGCTGACGGGGCTGGCGCTGCTGCTGGGCAGCGTGCTGGCGCTGCCCATGGTGCGGTTCGACGTGCGGCGCCTGGCCGTGCCCTGGCCCACGCTGGCGCTGGGCGTGTATGGGCTGTTTGGCTACCACTTCCTGCTGTTCACCGCGCTGCAGCTGGCGCCGCCGGTGGAGGCGAACCTGGTCAACTACCTGTGGCCGCTGGGCATCGTGTTTCTGGCGCCGCTGCTGCTGCCGGGCGTGCGGCTGACGCGCCTGCACATGGTGGCGGCGGTGCTGGGTTTTGCCGGGGCGGCGATCGCCATCGTGGGGCGCGGCGGCGCGGGCGCCAGCGCCGGGCCGTGGGCCGCCGCGGGCTATGGCTGCGCGGCGGCGGCGGCGGTGGTGTGGTCCACCTATTCGCTGCTGACCAAGCGCCTGTCGATGACGGGCCGCGCCTTTCCCACGGCCGCCATCGGCCTGTTCGGCGTGGTGTCGGGCGTGCTGGCGCTGGTGTGCCACGCGCTGCTGGAGCCCAGCGTGGCGCTGTCGGCGCGCGACCTGGCGCTGATCGCCCTGCTGGGGTTGGGCCCGCTGGGCGGCGCCTTCTTCTTGTGGGACGCGGCCCTCAAGCGCGGCGACGCCCGGCAGATCGGCGTGCTGAGCTACCTCACGCCGCTGCTGTCCACCTTCTTGCTGCTGATGACCACCGGCCAAGCGCTGACCTGGAACGTGGCGCTGGCCACGGGCTTGATCCTGGTGGCGGCGGTGCTGGGCACGCGGGCGCGTTGA
- a CDS encoding CaiB/BaiF CoA transferase family protein — protein sequence MNSLDGIRVLDLSRVLAGPWCTQTLADLGADVIKIERPGTGDDTRSWGPPFLQAEGGGESQESAYYLGANRNKRSVTCDISQPAGQQLIRELVPHCHVFIENFKVGDMARYGLDYDSLRAINPALVYCSLTGFGQTGPYAPRAGYDYAVQGMGGLMSITGERDDLPGGGPQKVGVAVADLFTGLYSAVGILAALRHAERTGEGQYLDMALLDTQTAMLANLGANYLVSGKVPGRMGNAHQNIVPYQVFEVAPKPDGSADHIILAVGNDGQFAKFCQVAGQPELAADPRYVKNADRVRNRGELVPILTQIMATRSKADWLAALEAAKVPCGAINNLSEVFDDPQVQQRGMVTEWQHPLKADLKLVSSPLKLSATPVRTDLPPPLLGQHTDEVLGELLGHDAARLAQLRADGAI from the coding sequence ATGAACTCTTTGGATGGCATTCGCGTTCTGGATCTGTCTCGCGTGCTGGCAGGCCCGTGGTGCACGCAGACCCTGGCCGATCTGGGCGCCGACGTGATCAAGATCGAGCGGCCCGGCACGGGCGACGACACGCGCAGCTGGGGGCCGCCCTTCCTGCAGGCCGAAGGCGGCGGCGAATCGCAAGAATCGGCCTATTACCTGGGCGCCAACCGCAACAAGCGCTCGGTCACCTGCGACATCAGCCAGCCCGCGGGCCAGCAGCTGATCCGCGAGCTGGTGCCCCATTGCCACGTATTCATCGAAAACTTCAAGGTGGGCGACATGGCGCGCTACGGGCTGGATTACGACAGCCTGCGCGCCATCAACCCCGCGCTGGTGTACTGCAGCCTGACGGGCTTTGGCCAGACGGGGCCGTACGCGCCGCGCGCTGGGTACGACTACGCCGTGCAGGGCATGGGCGGGCTGATGAGCATCACCGGCGAGCGCGACGACCTGCCCGGCGGCGGCCCGCAGAAGGTGGGCGTGGCCGTGGCCGACCTGTTCACCGGCCTGTACAGCGCCGTGGGCATCCTGGCCGCGCTGCGCCACGCCGAACGCACCGGCGAAGGCCAGTACCTGGACATGGCGCTGCTGGACACGCAAACCGCCATGCTGGCCAACCTGGGCGCCAACTACCTCGTCAGCGGCAAGGTGCCGGGGCGCATGGGCAACGCGCACCAGAACATCGTGCCCTACCAGGTGTTCGAGGTGGCGCCCAAGCCCGATGGCAGCGCCGACCACATCATCCTGGCCGTCGGCAACGACGGGCAGTTTGCCAAGTTCTGCCAGGTGGCGGGACAGCCCGAGCTGGCGGCTGACCCGCGCTACGTTAAAAACGCCGATCGCGTGCGTAACCGCGGCGAACTTGTGCCGATCCTTACGCAAATCATGGCAACGCGCAGCAAGGCCGACTGGCTGGCCGCGCTGGAAGCGGCCAAGGTGCCCTGCGGCGCCATCAACAACCTGAGCGAGGTGTTTGACGACCCGCAGGTGCAGCAGCGCGGCATGGTCACCGAGTGGCAGCACCCGCTGAAGGCCGACCTGAAACTGGTGTCCAGCCCGCTGAAACTCTCGGCCACCCCCGTGCGCACCGACTTGCCGCCGCCGCTGCTGGGCCAGCACACGGACGAGGTGCTGGGCGAATTGCTGGGGCACGACGCGGCGCGGCTGGCGCAGCTGCGCGCGGATGGCGCCATCTGA
- a CDS encoding alpha/beta fold hydrolase produces the protein MARHARHADPRRAPRPCRHADGPGRARAPADPQIDLETHIADVLGALEAEELSDCILVAHSYAGMLGTAVADRRPGRLRHLVYVDAVLPKPGESWSSAHSEATRAQRLGGAQANAQYAIPAPPPDAFGLTGPLADWVNRRQTPHPGHTYTQPLQFDPARVAAVPRSFISCTAPQLATIDPSRQRIADPQFWGGHWAAGGGARVVEMATGHDPMLTEPQAFHELLLGLGQ, from the coding sequence TTGGCGCGACACGCTCGCCACGCTGATCCGCGCCGGGCACCGCGCCCATGCCGTCACGCTGACGGGCCTGGGCGAGCGCGCGCACCTGCTGACCCCCAGATCGACCTGGAAACGCACATCGCCGACGTGCTAGGCGCGCTGGAGGCAGAAGAGCTGAGCGACTGCATCCTGGTCGCCCATTCCTACGCCGGCATGCTGGGCACCGCCGTGGCCGACCGGCGCCCTGGCCGCCTGCGCCACCTGGTTTACGTAGATGCCGTGCTGCCCAAGCCAGGCGAAAGCTGGAGCAGCGCCCACAGCGAGGCCACGCGCGCCCAGCGCCTGGGCGGCGCGCAGGCCAACGCGCAGTACGCCATCCCCGCCCCGCCGCCAGACGCTTTTGGCCTGACCGGCCCGCTGGCCGACTGGGTGAACCGCCGCCAAACGCCGCACCCCGGCCACACCTACACGCAGCCGCTGCAGTTTGACCCCGCGCGCGTCGCCGCCGTGCCGCGCAGCTTCATCAGCTGCACCGCGCCCCAACTGGCCACCATCGACCCTTCGCGCCAACGCATTGCCGACCCGCAGTTCTGGGGCGGCCACTGGGCCGCTGGCGGCGGCGCGCGCGTGGTGGAAATGGCCACCGGGCACGACCCGATGCTGACCGAGCCGCAGGCGTTTCACGAATTGCTGCTGGGGCTGGGGCAGTAA
- a CDS encoding peroxiredoxin, translating to MIQVGDALPAVTLAEYSEVEGNGCSLGPNPVDVTQAAAGKTLAIFAVPGAFTPTCSAKHVPSYLQNADALKAAGVDEIWCLSVNDAFVMGAWARDQKTEGKIRMLADGDAAFAKAVGLTLDLNGKGLGLRSNRYSMLVKDGKVVTLNVEAPAKFEVSDGATMLAQAKA from the coding sequence ATGATTCAAGTTGGAGACGCTCTGCCCGCCGTGACCCTGGCCGAGTATTCGGAAGTGGAAGGCAACGGCTGCAGCCTGGGCCCGAACCCCGTCGATGTCACGCAGGCTGCCGCTGGCAAGACCCTCGCCATCTTCGCCGTGCCGGGCGCCTTCACGCCGACCTGCTCGGCCAAGCACGTGCCCAGCTACCTGCAGAACGCCGACGCGCTGAAGGCCGCTGGCGTGGACGAGATCTGGTGCCTGTCGGTGAACGACGCGTTCGTCATGGGTGCGTGGGCGCGCGACCAGAAGACCGAGGGCAAGATCCGCATGCTGGCCGATGGTGACGCCGCGTTCGCCAAGGCCGTCGGCTTGACGCTCGACTTGAACGGCAAGGGCCTGGGCCTGCGCAGCAACCGCTATTCGATGCTGGTCAAGGACGGCAAGGTGGTGACGCTGAACGTGGAAGCGCCGGCCAAGTTTGAGGTGAGCGACGGCGCCACCATGCTGGCGCAGGCAAAGGCCTGA
- the rplV gene encoding 50S ribosomal protein L22: METRAVLRGVRLSVDKGRLVADLIRGKKVDQALNTLTFTQKKAAGIIKKVLESAIANAEHNDGADIDELRVKTIYVEQGTTLKRSAARAKGRGARLSKPTCHVYVTVGN, from the coding sequence ATGGAAACACGTGCAGTCCTCCGTGGCGTACGCCTGTCGGTCGACAAGGGCCGTCTGGTGGCCGATCTGATTCGCGGCAAGAAAGTGGATCAGGCGCTCAACACCCTCACCTTCACGCAGAAGAAAGCCGCCGGCATCATCAAGAAAGTGCTGGAGTCGGCCATCGCCAACGCCGAGCACAACGACGGTGCCGACATCGACGAGCTTCGCGTCAAGACCATCTATGTCGAGCAGGGCACCACGCTCAAGCGCTCGGCAGCCCGCGCCAAAGGCCGCGGCGCTCGCTTGTCCAAGCCCACGTGCCATGTGTACGTGACGGTGGGCAACTAA
- a CDS encoding TlpA disulfide reductase family protein, whose product MNTFSFRSLGLGLALAGSLALAGCGQDAAPQSTFVLLDGSSQTTQSLQGKVTLVNFWATSCTTCVAEMPEIVATYDKFKGKGYETVAVAMQYDPPSYVVNFAETRKLPFKVAIDNTGAVAQAWGDVKLTPTTFVVNKKGEIVKRYVGAPNFDELHKLIEKLLVEA is encoded by the coding sequence ATGAACACCTTTTCTTTCCGCTCCTTGGGTCTCGGCCTCGCTCTGGCCGGTTCGCTGGCCTTGGCCGGCTGCGGCCAGGACGCCGCGCCCCAATCCACCTTCGTCCTGCTGGACGGCAGCAGCCAGACCACGCAGTCGCTGCAAGGCAAGGTCACGTTGGTCAACTTCTGGGCCACCAGCTGCACCACCTGCGTGGCGGAGATGCCCGAAATTGTCGCCACTTACGACAAGTTCAAAGGCAAAGGCTACGAAACAGTGGCCGTGGCCATGCAGTACGACCCGCCCAGCTACGTCGTCAACTTCGCAGAAACGCGCAAGCTGCCGTTCAAGGTGGCGATCGACAACACCGGGGCCGTGGCGCAAGCCTGGGGCGACGTGAAGCTGACGCCCACCACCTTCGTGGTCAACAAGAAGGGCGAGATCGTCAAGCGCTACGTGGGTGCGCCCAATTTTGATGAGCTGCACAAGCTGATTGAAAAGCTGCTGGTTGAAGCCTGA
- a CDS encoding PTS sugar transporter subunit IIA produces MNAVLIIAHAPLANALREGVLHCFPDAADAVAAVDIQAQAEPEASLAQAQHALAALPSDEVLVLTDIFGATPCNVAQRLVDGVRTRLIAGANLPMALRAMSYRAEPLEAMAARALAGGAQGVMSVAATGPQNQSRRPTPNDSEQHHHQQ; encoded by the coding sequence ATGAACGCCGTCCTCATCATTGCGCACGCCCCGCTGGCCAACGCCTTGCGCGAAGGCGTGCTGCACTGTTTCCCCGACGCCGCCGACGCGGTGGCGGCGGTCGATATCCAGGCCCAGGCTGAGCCTGAGGCTTCCCTCGCCCAGGCGCAACACGCGCTGGCCGCCCTGCCCAGCGACGAGGTGCTGGTGCTGACCGACATCTTTGGCGCCACGCCCTGCAACGTGGCGCAGCGGCTGGTCGATGGCGTGCGCACCCGCCTGATCGCCGGGGCCAACCTGCCCATGGCGCTGCGCGCCATGAGCTACCGCGCCGAGCCGCTGGAAGCCATGGCCGCGCGCGCGCTGGCTGGCGGCGCCCAGGGCGTGATGTCCGTGGCGGCCACCGGGCCGCAAAACCAGAGCCGACGACCCACTCCGAATGATTCAGAGCAACATCACCATCAGCAATAA
- the rplP gene encoding 50S ribosomal protein L16 yields the protein MLQPARRKYRKEHKGRNTGIATRGNTVAFGEFGLKSTDRGRLTARQIESARRAITRHVKRGGRIWIRVFPDKPISTKPAEVRMGNGKGNPEYYVAEIQPGKVLYEIVGVPEALAREAFQLAAAKLPLRTTFVARMTGQ from the coding sequence ATGCTGCAACCTGCACGCAGAAAGTACCGCAAGGAGCACAAGGGCCGCAACACCGGTATCGCCACACGTGGCAATACCGTGGCCTTTGGCGAATTCGGCCTGAAGTCCACCGACCGTGGTCGCCTGACGGCGCGCCAGATCGAATCCGCTCGCCGTGCCATCACCCGTCACGTCAAGCGCGGTGGCCGCATCTGGATCCGCGTATTCCCGGACAAGCCAATTTCTACCAAGCCCGCCGAAGTTCGTATGGGTAACGGTAAAGGCAACCCCGAGTACTACGTGGCTGAAATCCAGCCCGGCAAGGTGCTGTATGAAATCGTGGGTGTGCCCGAGGCGCTGGCCCGCGAGGCATTTCAGCTGGCTGCCGCCAAGCTGCCCCTGCGCACGACCTTCGTGGCGCGCATGACCGGCCAGTAA